One Sodalis praecaptivus DNA segment encodes these proteins:
- a CDS encoding YciK family oxidoreductase: MYYQPKRNLLDHKRILVTGAGDGIGREAALTYARHGASLLLLGRTEHKLNTVKQAIAEAGGREARVLVLDLACTEPAPYQRLAQSLSDEIPHLDGLLNNAGLLGEIVPIAEQTPARWSEVMAVNINGTFMLTQALLPLLLKASNPSLIFSTSSVGRQGRANWGAYSVSKFATEGMMQVLAEEYPASTLRVNCINPGGTRTGMRANAFPTEDPERLKTPADIMPIYLYLMGDDSRRKTGISFDAQPDRKPGPAS; encoded by the coding sequence GTGTATTATCAGCCCAAACGTAATTTACTGGATCATAAACGCATTCTAGTGACCGGCGCCGGTGACGGCATAGGCCGCGAGGCGGCCCTGACCTATGCCCGCCACGGCGCATCGTTGCTGTTGCTCGGTAGAACTGAACATAAACTGAACACGGTGAAACAGGCCATCGCCGAGGCCGGCGGGCGTGAGGCTCGGGTATTGGTGCTGGATTTGGCCTGCACCGAGCCGGCGCCCTATCAACGGCTGGCCCAAAGTCTTAGCGACGAAATTCCCCATCTGGACGGTTTGCTCAACAACGCCGGCCTTTTGGGGGAAATCGTGCCCATAGCCGAGCAAACCCCCGCGCGCTGGTCAGAAGTCATGGCGGTGAACATCAACGGCACCTTTATGCTAACGCAAGCGCTGCTGCCGCTGCTGCTTAAAGCCAGCAACCCGTCGCTGATTTTCAGCACCTCCAGCGTGGGCCGCCAGGGCCGGGCAAACTGGGGCGCTTATTCGGTATCCAAGTTCGCCACCGAAGGGATGATGCAGGTACTGGCGGAGGAGTATCCCGCATCGACGCTGCGGGTCAATTGTATTAACCCCGGCGGCACCCGTACCGGCATGCGCGCCAACGCGTTTCCAACTGAAGATCCGGAGCGGCTGAAAACCCCGGCCGATATCATGCCTATCTATCTTTACCTGATGGGCGACGACAGCCGGCGTAAAACCGGCATCAGCTTTGACGCACAGCCCGATCGTAAACCCGGTCCGGCGAGCTGA
- a CDS encoding YciN family protein: MHSSTIAIDRKSLLEEANRIIRDHEDYMHGMLATEVEQKGPVLVFRGDFFLDEQGIPTQKTTAVFNMFKHLAHVLSEKYHLED; the protein is encoded by the coding sequence ATGCACAGCAGCACCATCGCTATCGACAGAAAAAGTCTGTTAGAAGAAGCAAACCGGATAATTCGCGACCATGAAGACTATATGCACGGAATGCTGGCCACCGAGGTGGAACAGAAAGGGCCGGTGCTGGTTTTTCGCGGTGACTTTTTTCTTGATGAGCAGGGAATACCGACACAGAAAACCACCGCCGTGTTTAATATGTTCAAGCATCTCGCCCACGTCTTATCGGAAAAATATCATCTGGAGGACTGA
- the sohB gene encoding protease SohB: MELISLYGLFLAKTLTVVLAIGALLLLVFGLRMRSRQRKGQIHIQDLGKQYRERQREMQLARVGDAEKGIWHKRHKKQDKADAKQAKLRAKRGDNAASRSCLYVLDFTGSMDAGEVSSLREEITAVLSVAKSGDEVLLRLESPGGVVHGYGLAASQLQRLREKGIPLTVAVDKVAASGGYMMACVADRIVAAPFAIIGSIGVVAQIPNFNRLLKRNDIDMELHTAGAYKRTLTLFGENSPAGREKFQQELNETHQLFKTFVQRMRPALDVDAVATGEHWYGEQAQHLGLVDAIGTSDDVLIEQLARHEVISVRFSRPKRWMSRFTDSAALSLEQRLLRYWQRSHKPLL; encoded by the coding sequence GTGGAATTGATTTCGCTGTACGGACTTTTTCTGGCCAAAACCCTTACCGTGGTGCTGGCCATCGGCGCGCTATTACTGCTGGTGTTTGGCTTACGCATGCGGTCGCGCCAGCGCAAAGGACAGATTCACATCCAGGACCTGGGCAAACAGTATCGCGAAAGGCAGCGTGAAATGCAGCTGGCCCGGGTGGGTGACGCCGAGAAGGGCATTTGGCATAAACGGCACAAAAAGCAGGATAAAGCCGACGCCAAACAGGCCAAACTGCGGGCGAAGCGGGGTGACAACGCGGCGTCACGTTCGTGTCTGTACGTATTGGACTTCACCGGCAGTATGGATGCCGGCGAAGTGAGCTCGCTGCGCGAAGAAATTACCGCCGTGCTGTCGGTTGCCAAATCGGGAGACGAAGTGCTGCTGCGCCTGGAAAGCCCCGGCGGGGTGGTTCACGGTTACGGCCTGGCAGCATCGCAGCTTCAACGGCTGCGGGAAAAGGGCATACCGCTCACCGTGGCGGTGGACAAGGTCGCCGCCAGCGGCGGTTATATGATGGCCTGCGTTGCAGACCGCATTGTTGCGGCCCCCTTCGCCATTATTGGCTCCATCGGCGTGGTTGCCCAGATCCCCAACTTCAATCGCTTATTAAAACGTAACGATATCGATATGGAGCTACATACCGCCGGCGCCTACAAACGCACGCTGACGCTGTTTGGCGAAAATTCCCCCGCCGGACGCGAAAAGTTCCAGCAGGAGCTGAATGAAACCCACCAGTTGTTCAAGACCTTTGTTCAGCGCATGCGTCCCGCGCTGGATGTGGACGCCGTCGCCACCGGCGAACATTGGTATGGCGAGCAGGCGCAGCATTTGGGGCTGGTGGATGCTATCGGGACCAGCGACGATGTGCTTATTGAGCAATTGGCGCGCCATGAGGTAATAAGCGTGCGTTTTAGCCGGCCGAAACGCTGGATGAGCCGCTTCACCGATAGCGCCGCGTTGAGTCTGGAACAGCGGCTTCTGCGCTATTGGCAGCGCTCGCACAAGCCGCTGCTGTAA
- the cysB gene encoding HTH-type transcriptional regulator CysB — MKLQQLRYIVEVVNHNLNVSSTAEGLYTSQPGISKQVRMLEDELGVQIFARSGKHLTQVTPAGQEIIRIAREVLSKVDAIKAVAGEHTYPDKGSLYVATTHTQARYALPDVIKGFIERYPRVSLHMHQGSPTQIAEAVSKGVADFAIATEALHLYDDLVMLPCYHWNRAIVVLPDHPLAGHKSLTIDELAAYPLVTYTFGFTGRSELDTAFNRAGLTPRIVFTATDADVIKTYVRMGLGVGVIANMAVNTQADPDLVKINADDLFAQSTTKIGFRRSTFLRSYMYDFIHRFAPHLTRDVVDTAVALRSNEDIEAMFKDIKLPVK, encoded by the coding sequence ATGAAATTGCAGCAACTTCGTTATATTGTGGAAGTGGTTAACCACAACCTGAATGTCTCTTCTACCGCCGAGGGGCTCTACACCTCTCAGCCCGGCATCAGTAAGCAGGTGCGGATGCTGGAGGATGAACTCGGCGTGCAGATTTTCGCCCGCAGCGGCAAGCATCTGACCCAGGTTACGCCGGCGGGCCAGGAGATCATCCGCATCGCGCGTGAGGTGCTGTCCAAGGTCGACGCCATCAAGGCGGTGGCGGGGGAGCATACTTATCCTGATAAAGGATCGCTGTATGTGGCGACTACCCACACCCAGGCGCGCTACGCCCTGCCGGACGTGATCAAGGGGTTTATCGAGCGCTACCCGCGGGTGTCGCTGCATATGCATCAGGGTTCGCCGACCCAAATCGCCGAAGCGGTATCAAAGGGCGTCGCGGATTTCGCCATTGCCACCGAAGCGCTGCATCTGTATGACGATTTGGTGATGCTGCCCTGTTATCATTGGAATCGGGCCATCGTGGTGCTGCCGGATCATCCCCTGGCCGGTCATAAATCGCTGACGATTGACGAACTGGCGGCATATCCGCTGGTGACCTATACCTTTGGTTTTACCGGCCGTTCCGAGCTGGATACCGCCTTCAATCGCGCCGGCCTGACGCCGCGTATCGTATTCACCGCCACCGATGCGGATGTGATCAAAACCTACGTGCGCATGGGGTTGGGCGTCGGCGTTATCGCCAATATGGCGGTGAATACCCAAGCGGATCCGGATCTGGTTAAAATCAACGCCGACGATCTGTTCGCCCAGAGCACCACCAAGATTGGCTTTCGCCGCAGTACGTTCCTGCGCAGCTATATGTATGATTTTATTCATCGTTTCGCGCCACATCTGACCCGCGATGTGGTGGATACGGCGGTGGCGTTGCGTTCCAATGAAGACATCGAAGCCATGTTCAAGGACATCAAGTTACCGGTGAAGTAA
- the topA gene encoding type I DNA topoisomerase: protein MGKALVIVESPAKAKTINKYLGKDYVVKSSVGHIRDLPTSGSASQKSADASKKKKGKPDPQRALVNRMGIDPYHGWKAQYEILPGKEKVVTELKALAEKADHIYLATDLDREGEAIAWHLREVIGGDDKRFSRVVFNEITRNAIAQAFEQPGELNIDRVNAQQARRFMDRVVGYMVSPLLWKKIARGLSAGRVQSVAVRLVVEREREIKAFVPEEYWELHADLQTAQASPLAMQVTHQQEKPFKPVNQQQIQAALDGLENAEYVVSDRDDKPTSSKPGAPFTTSTLQQAASTRLGYGVKKTMMLAQRLYEAGHITYMRTDSTNLSQDALNMARGYISASFGNPYLPKQPNEYASKNNAQEAHEAIRPSDVNALAEQLKDMEADAQKLYQLIWRQFVACQMTPAQYDSTTLTVTAGEFQLRARGRTLRFDGWTKVMPALRKGDEDRTLPAVEAGETLTLSKLLPSQHFTKPPARYSEASLVKELEKRGIGRPSTYVSIISTIQDRGYVHAENRRFYAEKMGEIVTDRLEENFRELMNYDFTANMEDTLDQVAANQQEWKSVLDAFFDKFSQQLENAEKDPEEGGMRPNQMVMTSIDCPVCGRKMGIRTASTGVFLGCSGYALPPKERCKNTINLIPEAETLNVLEGDDAETNALRARRRCGKCGTAMDSYVIDGQRKLHVCGNNPLCDGYDIEQGEFRIKGYDGPVVECEKCGADMHLKLGRFGKYMACTNDDCKNTRKILRNGDVAPPKEDPVPLPELPCEKSDAYFVLRDGAAGVFLAANTFPKSRETRAPLVAELARFRDRLPEKLRYLADAPVEDDEGNSTLVRFSRKTKQQYVSAEKDGKATGWTAFYVDGHWQVTKK, encoded by the coding sequence ATGGGTAAAGCTCTCGTTATCGTTGAATCGCCGGCCAAAGCCAAAACGATTAATAAATATTTAGGCAAAGACTACGTGGTTAAGTCCAGCGTCGGTCACATCCGCGATTTGCCGACCAGCGGTTCAGCCAGTCAAAAGAGCGCCGACGCCAGTAAAAAGAAAAAAGGCAAACCGGACCCGCAGCGCGCGTTGGTCAACCGGATGGGTATCGATCCCTACCACGGCTGGAAAGCGCAGTATGAGATTTTGCCCGGTAAAGAGAAAGTGGTGACCGAGCTAAAAGCGCTAGCGGAAAAAGCCGATCATATCTACCTCGCAACCGACCTTGACCGCGAAGGGGAGGCGATTGCCTGGCATCTGCGGGAAGTTATCGGCGGCGATGATAAGCGTTTTAGCCGGGTGGTCTTCAATGAAATTACCCGCAACGCGATAGCTCAGGCCTTTGAACAGCCGGGCGAGCTGAATATTGACCGGGTCAACGCCCAGCAGGCGCGGCGGTTTATGGACCGTGTCGTGGGCTATATGGTCTCGCCCTTACTGTGGAAAAAAATCGCCCGTGGCCTGTCGGCTGGACGGGTCCAATCGGTGGCGGTGCGGCTGGTCGTGGAGCGCGAGCGGGAAATCAAAGCCTTTGTGCCGGAAGAGTATTGGGAACTACACGCCGATCTACAGACGGCGCAGGCGTCTCCCCTGGCGATGCAGGTAACGCATCAGCAGGAAAAACCCTTTAAGCCGGTGAATCAGCAGCAAATTCAGGCCGCGCTCGACGGGCTTGAAAATGCGGAGTATGTGGTCAGCGATCGTGACGATAAGCCAACCAGCAGCAAACCGGGGGCTCCGTTCACCACCTCAACGCTGCAGCAGGCGGCCAGCACCCGGCTGGGCTATGGCGTAAAGAAAACCATGATGTTGGCGCAGCGGCTGTATGAAGCCGGACATATTACCTATATGCGTACTGACTCCACCAATTTGAGTCAGGATGCGCTTAACATGGCGCGCGGCTATATCAGCGCGTCATTCGGCAATCCGTATTTGCCGAAACAGCCCAACGAATATGCCAGTAAAAATAACGCCCAGGAAGCGCATGAGGCGATCCGCCCCTCCGATGTCAATGCCTTGGCGGAGCAGTTGAAAGACATGGAAGCCGACGCGCAGAAACTGTATCAGCTGATCTGGCGTCAATTCGTCGCCTGTCAAATGACGCCGGCGCAATACGACTCCACGACGCTGACCGTCACCGCCGGCGAGTTTCAGCTGCGCGCCCGCGGGCGTACCCTGCGTTTCGACGGCTGGACCAAAGTGATGCCGGCGCTGCGCAAGGGCGATGAAGATCGGACCCTGCCGGCGGTGGAGGCGGGCGAGACGCTGACGCTGAGCAAGCTGCTGCCCAGCCAGCATTTCACCAAGCCGCCCGCCCGCTACAGCGAGGCTTCGCTGGTGAAAGAGCTGGAAAAACGCGGCATTGGCCGGCCGTCGACTTATGTGTCGATCATCTCCACCATTCAGGATCGCGGCTATGTCCATGCGGAAAATCGCCGTTTTTATGCGGAGAAAATGGGCGAAATCGTCACCGATCGCTTAGAAGAGAACTTCCGCGAGCTGATGAATTACGATTTTACCGCCAACATGGAGGATACCCTCGATCAGGTGGCGGCCAATCAACAGGAGTGGAAAAGCGTGCTTGACGCGTTTTTCGACAAATTCAGCCAGCAGTTGGAAAACGCCGAAAAAGATCCCGAAGAGGGCGGTATGCGGCCCAATCAAATGGTGATGACCAGCATCGATTGCCCGGTCTGCGGCCGCAAGATGGGGATTCGTACCGCCAGCACCGGCGTGTTCCTGGGCTGTTCAGGCTACGCGCTGCCGCCGAAAGAGCGCTGCAAAAACACCATTAATCTGATCCCGGAAGCGGAAACCCTGAACGTGCTTGAGGGCGACGATGCGGAAACCAACGCGCTGCGCGCGCGCCGCCGCTGCGGGAAATGCGGTACCGCGATGGACAGCTATGTCATCGACGGCCAGCGTAAACTCCACGTCTGCGGCAACAACCCGCTGTGCGACGGCTACGATATCGAACAGGGTGAGTTTCGGATCAAGGGCTACGACGGCCCGGTGGTGGAGTGTGAAAAATGCGGCGCCGATATGCACTTGAAATTGGGGCGTTTTGGCAAATACATGGCCTGCACCAACGATGACTGTAAGAACACCCGCAAGATCCTGCGCAACGGCGATGTGGCACCGCCGAAAGAAGATCCGGTGCCGCTGCCCGAGCTGCCTTGCGAGAAGTCGGACGCCTACTTTGTACTGCGTGACGGCGCGGCGGGGGTCTTTTTGGCCGCCAACACGTTCCCGAAATCCCGTGAAACCCGCGCGCCGCTGGTGGCGGAGCTGGCCCGTTTCCGCGACCGCCTGCCGGAAAAACTGCGCTATCTGGCCGATGCGCCCGTCGAGGATGACGAAGGCAATAGCACCCTGGTGCGTTTTAGCCGGAAAACCAAGCAGCAATATGTCTCGGCGGAAAAAGACGGCAAAGCCACCGGCTGGACCGCTTTCTACGTGGATGGCCACTGGCAGGTGACCAAAAAGTAA